A stretch of Rhizobium sp. TH2 DNA encodes these proteins:
- the alaS gene encoding alanine--tRNA ligase: MSGVNEIRSAFLDYFKKNGHEVVPSSPLVPRNDPTLMFTNAGMVQFKNVFTGLESRPYKTAATAQKCVRAGGKHNDLDNVGYTARHHTFFEMLGNFSFGDYFKERAIELAWNLITKEYGIDRNRLLVTVYYTDDEAFNLWQKIAGLSDRRIIRIPTSDNFWAMGDTGPCGPCSEIFYDHGEHIWGGPPGSADEDGDRFIEIWNLVFMQYEQLTKEERIDLPRPSIDTGMGLERVSALLQGKHDNYDTDLFRALIQASIEATGVDDQGDRRASHRVIADHLRSSAFLIADGVLPNNEGRGYVLRRIMRRAMRHAQLLGARDPLMYRLVPALVLQMGAAYPELIRAEALITETLKLEETRFRRTLERGLGLLNDAVGGLGEGAELDGDTAFKLYDTYGFPLDLTQDALRQKGIGVDTEGFSKAMQRQKAEARANWSGSGDAATETVWYELKDAHGATEFLGYETERAEGVVQALVVGGKQITEANAGDKVQVVVNQTPFYGESGGQMGDAGVIVFEGGRAIVTDTQKKGEGIFVHSAEITEGTLKAGDPVTLEVDHARRGRIRANHSATHLIHEALREVLGTHVAQKGSLVAPERLRFDVSHPKPMSAEELKEVEEIANDVVVQNASVSTRLMSVDDAIAEGAMALFGEKYGDEVRVVSMGTAKRGAKSGRPYSVELCGGTHVRETGDIGLIRILSDSAVGAGVRRIEALTGEAAREYLSTQDERVKQLASILKVQPDDVLARVEGLMDERRKLDRELADTKKKLAMGGGGSSAEQGVRDVNGVKFLGRVITGVEPRDLKSLADEGKKTAGSGIVTLIGVSEDGKASAVVAVTDDLTGRFSAVDLVRVASQALGGKGGGGRPDMAQAGGPDGTKADEALEAVAAALG, encoded by the coding sequence ATGAGTGGCGTGAACGAGATCCGGTCGGCATTCCTGGATTACTTCAAGAAGAACGGGCACGAGGTCGTTCCTTCTTCGCCGCTCGTTCCGCGCAACGACCCGACCTTGATGTTCACCAATGCCGGCATGGTGCAATTCAAGAATGTCTTCACCGGCCTCGAAAGCCGTCCCTACAAGACCGCCGCGACCGCGCAGAAATGCGTCCGCGCCGGCGGCAAGCACAACGACCTCGACAATGTTGGTTACACCGCGCGCCACCACACATTCTTCGAAATGCTCGGCAATTTCTCCTTTGGCGATTATTTCAAGGAGCGCGCGATCGAGCTTGCCTGGAACCTGATCACCAAGGAATACGGCATCGACCGCAACCGCCTGCTGGTCACGGTCTATTATACCGATGACGAGGCGTTTAACCTCTGGCAGAAGATCGCCGGACTGTCGGACCGCCGCATCATCCGCATCCCGACATCGGACAATTTCTGGGCCATGGGCGATACCGGCCCGTGCGGCCCGTGCTCGGAAATCTTCTATGATCACGGCGAGCATATCTGGGGCGGCCCTCCGGGTTCCGCCGATGAAGATGGCGACCGGTTCATCGAGATCTGGAACCTCGTCTTCATGCAGTACGAGCAACTGACGAAAGAGGAGCGGATCGACCTGCCGCGTCCGTCGATCGATACCGGCATGGGCCTCGAGCGCGTCTCGGCATTGCTGCAGGGCAAGCACGACAATTACGACACCGACCTGTTCCGGGCGCTGATCCAGGCCTCGATCGAGGCAACAGGCGTGGACGACCAGGGCGACCGTCGCGCAAGCCACCGCGTCATCGCCGACCATCTCCGCTCGAGCGCTTTCCTGATCGCTGACGGCGTTTTGCCGAACAATGAGGGTCGCGGCTATGTGCTCCGCCGCATCATGCGTCGGGCGATGCGCCACGCCCAGTTGCTCGGCGCGCGCGATCCGCTGATGTACCGGCTCGTGCCGGCGCTGGTGTTGCAGATGGGCGCCGCCTATCCCGAGCTGATCCGCGCCGAGGCCCTGATCACCGAGACCTTGAAGCTCGAGGAAACCCGCTTCCGCAGAACGCTGGAGCGTGGTCTCGGCCTCCTCAACGATGCGGTCGGCGGCCTGGGCGAGGGCGCCGAACTTGATGGCGATACCGCCTTCAAGCTCTACGACACTTATGGCTTCCCCCTCGACCTCACGCAGGATGCGCTGCGCCAGAAGGGCATTGGCGTCGATACCGAGGGCTTCTCGAAGGCCATGCAGCGGCAGAAGGCCGAGGCACGCGCCAATTGGTCGGGCTCTGGTGACGCCGCAACCGAGACCGTCTGGTACGAGCTGAAGGACGCCCACGGTGCGACCGAATTCCTCGGCTACGAGACGGAGCGCGCCGAAGGCGTCGTGCAGGCGCTGGTCGTTGGCGGCAAGCAGATCACCGAAGCCAATGCCGGCGACAAGGTTCAGGTCGTCGTCAATCAGACGCCGTTCTACGGCGAGTCCGGCGGCCAGATGGGCGATGCCGGCGTCATCGTCTTCGAAGGCGGCCGCGCGATCGTCACCGACACCCAGAAGAAGGGTGAGGGCATTTTCGTCCATTCGGCCGAGATCACCGAAGGCACGCTGAAGGCCGGCGATCCGGTGACGCTCGAGGTCGATCACGCCCGCCGCGGCCGGATCCGTGCGAACCATTCCGCCACCCATCTAATCCATGAGGCGCTGCGCGAGGTGTTGGGCACCCATGTCGCGCAGAAGGGCTCGCTCGTGGCGCCCGAGCGGCTTCGCTTCGACGTTTCGCATCCCAAGCCGATGTCGGCGGAGGAACTGAAGGAAGTCGAGGAGATCGCCAACGACGTCGTGGTGCAGAACGCCTCGGTTTCGACGCGACTGATGAGCGTCGATGACGCGATCGCCGAGGGCGCGATGGCGCTGTTCGGCGAGAAATATGGCGACGAGGTGCGCGTCGTGTCCATGGGCACCGCCAAGCGCGGCGCGAAATCCGGCAGGCCTTACTCCGTGGAACTCTGCGGCGGCACCCATGTGCGCGAGACCGGCGATATCGGGCTGATCCGTATTCTCAGCGACAGTGCCGTGGGCGCCGGCGTGCGCCGCATCGAGGCGCTGACCGGCGAGGCGGCACGCGAATATCTCTCGACACAGGACGAGCGCGTCAAGCAGCTCGCTTCGATCCTCAAGGTCCAGCCGGACGACGTGCTCGCCCGTGTCGAGGGCCTGATGGACGAGCGCCGCAAGCTCGATCGCGAACTCGCCGACACCAAGAAGAAGCTCGCCATGGGCGGCGGCGGTTCTTCGGCGGAGCAGGGCGTGCGCGACGTCAACGGCGTAAAATTCCTCGGCCGCGTGATTACCGGTGTCGAGCCGCGCGATCTCAAAAGCCTGGCGGACGAAGGCAAGAAGACTGCCGGTTCCGGCATCGTCACGCTGATCGGCGTGTCCGAGGATGGCAAGGCAAGCGCCGTCGTGGCCGTTACCGACGACCTGACGGGCCGTTTCTCGGCCGTCGATCTTGTCCGTGTCGCATCCCAGGCGCTTGGCGGTAAGGGCGGCGGCGGCCGGCCGGACATGGCTCAGGCCGGCGGCCCTGATGGTACGAAAGCCGACGAGGCACTCGAAGCGGTTGCAGCCGCGCTCGGCTGA
- a CDS encoding GGDEF domain-containing protein yields the protein MSVPTIFICTAITFLMVAVALTLLSAHDTKEKATRWWAVAMWMGVLAVSVAASRTVAPAWFAIGIGNSFVIMTISLVSAGFAVFSGDRPKLLPLFAGAVIWTGCYAGLEVFREEITYRIVVLTSIMATYSVTIVRTAWRGWQTERLPTFVATVVIYGAHGVVFVARIVAGVLYPATEADGHIQAPWLVAFALEGFALTVLSAFVFTMLIKERAERRYRLAAEIDSLTSAATRRFFVSETRDLMARKQAKGVLAVIDLDHFKSINDSFGHMGGDRVLQTFGAFVTQRLEPGMVFGRLGGEEFGIFVPDVTDRQAGEFFESIRAGVEALEIPFMGNPIRITISVGVASIRDAGQDFDHLMAAADSALYIAKDEGRNRLRFFSLAMRMHRIVEAGQESRVGLAESRLSRTGVRMQVKRA from the coding sequence TTGAGCGTCCCGACAATCTTCATTTGCACTGCTATCACTTTTCTGATGGTCGCCGTGGCTCTGACGCTGCTCTCGGCCCATGACACCAAGGAAAAAGCGACGCGCTGGTGGGCGGTTGCCATGTGGATGGGGGTGTTGGCAGTGTCGGTTGCAGCCAGCCGCACGGTGGCCCCGGCCTGGTTCGCCATTGGCATCGGCAATAGTTTCGTTATCATGACCATATCGCTCGTCTCCGCTGGCTTCGCCGTCTTTTCCGGCGATCGGCCGAAGCTGTTGCCGCTCTTCGCGGGCGCCGTCATCTGGACGGGATGCTATGCGGGCCTGGAGGTCTTTCGAGAGGAAATCACCTACCGCATCGTCGTGCTGACCTCTATCATGGCGACCTATAGCGTCACGATCGTCCGTACGGCATGGCGGGGGTGGCAGACCGAACGGCTGCCGACGTTTGTGGCGACCGTCGTGATCTATGGCGCGCACGGCGTCGTCTTTGTCGCGCGGATTGTGGCTGGGGTGCTCTACCCGGCGACGGAAGCGGATGGGCACATCCAGGCGCCCTGGCTGGTCGCCTTCGCGCTGGAGGGTTTCGCGCTCACCGTGCTGAGCGCCTTCGTCTTCACCATGCTGATCAAGGAACGCGCCGAACGGCGCTACAGACTGGCGGCGGAGATCGATAGCCTGACCTCCGCCGCAACGCGCCGCTTCTTTGTCTCCGAGACGCGGGACCTGATGGCGCGCAAGCAGGCGAAGGGTGTGCTGGCAGTGATCGACCTCGATCACTTCAAGTCGATCAACGATTCCTTCGGCCATATGGGCGGCGATCGCGTCCTGCAGACCTTCGGCGCCTTTGTCACGCAGCGGCTGGAACCCGGTATGGTTTTCGGTCGCCTGGGCGGTGAGGAATTCGGCATCTTCGTGCCCGACGTCACCGACCGGCAGGCTGGAGAGTTTTTCGAGTCTATCCGCGCGGGCGTCGAGGCGCTGGAAATTCCCTTCATGGGCAATCCGATCCGCATCACCATCAGCGTCGGCGTTGCTTCGATTCGCGATGCCGGCCAGGATTTCGACCACCTGATGGCGGCCGCCGACAGCGCGCTTTATATCGCCAAGGACGAGGGCCGGAACCGCCTGCGCTTCTTCTCGCTCGCCATGCGCATGCACAGGATCGTCGAAGCCGGCCAGGAAAGCCGCGTCGGCCTCGCGGAATCCAGGCTGAGCCGCACAGGCGTGCGAATGCAGGTGAAACGAGCCTGA
- a CDS encoding DMT family transporter: MSEKIKGYFYLIAAMATVGSTVIASKIIAAGMPPFTATALRFAMALPVFIAIMLLTGKRLPRLSRRDWLLVVFQAVAGSVGYTTLLISGLSLTSAANAGIIIGTLPVVSAAIAILLLGERPRPGIYLAIAIAASGVLAIVLQPDEGQSSLVGDILIFGAVLCEGLFILINKRLRTPVEPLALSTLVTAFGLIACIIPAALEPHVSSIEIQPALWAIAYYALVPTVAGFLIWYAGARRVSGAEASVFTSVAPVSAVLMAGTFLGETISLNHVLGTGCVLVAVLGLGLSEIRARKRPA; encoded by the coding sequence ATGTCGGAAAAAATCAAGGGCTATTTTTATCTTATCGCCGCCATGGCAACGGTAGGCAGCACGGTGATTGCGAGCAAGATCATCGCTGCGGGCATGCCGCCATTCACCGCCACGGCGCTGCGCTTTGCCATGGCACTGCCGGTCTTCATTGCAATCATGCTTCTCACGGGCAAGCGCCTGCCGCGACTGTCGCGCCGCGATTGGCTGCTGGTCGTGTTCCAGGCGGTCGCGGGAAGCGTCGGCTACACGACGCTGCTGATCTCGGGCTTGAGCCTGACATCGGCCGCCAATGCCGGTATCATCATCGGAACCTTGCCGGTGGTTTCAGCGGCGATCGCCATCCTGCTGCTTGGTGAGCGTCCCCGGCCCGGCATCTATCTCGCGATCGCAATCGCCGCATCGGGCGTGCTTGCTATCGTGCTCCAGCCCGATGAAGGACAGTCGTCCCTGGTTGGTGACATCCTGATTTTCGGGGCCGTGCTCTGCGAAGGGCTGTTCATCCTGATCAACAAACGGCTACGCACGCCTGTGGAACCGCTGGCGCTTTCGACCCTGGTGACCGCCTTCGGGCTGATCGCCTGCATCATACCGGCAGCTCTGGAACCACACGTCAGCTCGATTGAGATCCAGCCTGCGCTCTGGGCCATAGCGTATTACGCACTTGTCCCGACCGTCGCCGGATTTCTCATCTGGTACGCCGGCGCGCGCCGCGTGTCGGGTGCCGAGGCCTCCGTCTTCACGTCAGTGGCGCCGGTCTCGGCCGTTCTCATGGCAGGAACATTTCTCGGAGAGACAATCTCGCTCAACCATGTGCTTGGTACCGGCTGCGTGCTGGTGGCCGTTCTCGGTCTCGGCTTGAGTGAGATCAGGGCGCGCAAGAGGCCGGCGTGA
- a CDS encoding AraC family transcriptional regulator — protein MTQGEFRILRTTTPGVTAVVASSRHSFAKHTHDEFGIGVIEHGAQKSLSGRGMVEAGAGDLITVNPGEVHDGMPIGDEGRTWSILYFRPELVAEAAADVFEEDRQAEISHPVMADPLLASRFRGLFRILTSMPDAGLAGESGLLDIVARVICERRAPVVVSPDIRHARAMIDDDPAAGHTLTGLAREAGLSRFQLLRAFEKTTGLTAHAYIIQRRVDLARRLIADGVSLAGAAASSGFSDQSHMTRIFISKYGISPGRFASAIN, from the coding sequence ATGACCCAAGGCGAATTCAGAATCCTTCGAACGACAACACCCGGCGTCACCGCCGTGGTGGCATCGTCGCGGCATTCCTTCGCCAAGCATACACATGATGAATTCGGCATCGGCGTTATCGAACACGGCGCCCAGAAGTCCCTGTCCGGGCGCGGCATGGTCGAGGCCGGCGCTGGTGATCTGATCACCGTCAATCCCGGCGAAGTGCATGATGGCATGCCGATCGGGGACGAGGGACGGACATGGTCCATCCTCTATTTCCGGCCCGAGTTGGTGGCCGAAGCGGCCGCCGATGTGTTCGAGGAAGACCGGCAGGCCGAGATTAGCCATCCGGTCATGGCCGATCCGCTGCTTGCAAGCCGGTTTCGCGGCCTGTTCCGAATCTTGACCTCGATGCCCGATGCAGGGCTCGCGGGAGAATCCGGGCTGCTGGACATCGTGGCGCGTGTCATTTGCGAACGCCGCGCTCCCGTGGTCGTCTCTCCGGATATTCGCCACGCTCGAGCAATGATCGACGACGATCCGGCGGCCGGCCATACCTTGACCGGTCTTGCGCGCGAAGCCGGGTTGAGCCGATTCCAGTTGCTGCGCGCCTTCGAGAAAACCACCGGCCTCACCGCGCATGCCTATATCATCCAGCGCCGCGTCGATCTCGCCCGCAGGCTGATCGCCGATGGCGTCTCACTGGCCGGAGCCGCCGCATCCAGCGGATTCTCGGACCAGAGCCATATGACCCGCATTTTCATCAGCAAATACGGCATCTCGCCCGGCAGGTTCGCCAGCGCCATCAACTGA
- the murI gene encoding glutamate racemase, whose amino-acid sequence MTDAPKPILVFDSGIGGLTVLRELRVLMPERNFVYVADDAGFPYGNWAEPELRVRIVELFGRLLDELTPEITVIACNTAFTLVGADLRATYPGHTFVGTVPAIKPAAERTRSGLVSVLATPGTVKRAYTRDLIQSFASQCHVRLVGSVDLARMAEAYIRGETVADAEVMAEISQCFYEQDGAKTDIVVLACTHYPFMANVFRRLAPWPVDWLDPAEAIARQARRLVPLDESLQPEHHADRAILTSGKPDFSTRRLMQGFGLSVY is encoded by the coding sequence ATGACTGACGCGCCCAAGCCCATCCTTGTGTTCGATAGCGGCATCGGGGGGCTGACCGTGCTGCGCGAACTCCGGGTGCTGATGCCCGAGCGCAATTTCGTCTATGTCGCCGATGACGCCGGCTTCCCTTACGGCAACTGGGCCGAGCCGGAACTCCGCGTCCGCATCGTCGAGCTTTTCGGCCGGCTGCTGGACGAGTTGACGCCGGAAATCACGGTGATCGCCTGCAACACGGCGTTCACGCTGGTCGGCGCCGATCTTCGGGCCACATACCCCGGCCACACCTTCGTCGGCACCGTGCCGGCGATCAAGCCCGCCGCCGAGCGCACCCGTTCGGGCCTGGTCTCGGTGCTCGCGACGCCCGGCACGGTCAAGCGCGCCTATACCCGCGATCTCATCCAGTCTTTCGCCAGCCAGTGCCATGTGCGGCTGGTCGGCTCGGTCGATCTCGCCCGCATGGCGGAAGCCTACATCCGAGGAGAAACGGTCGCCGATGCCGAAGTAATGGCCGAAATATCGCAATGCTTCTACGAACAAGATGGTGCCAAGACCGATATCGTCGTGCTGGCCTGCACGCATTATCCCTTCATGGCCAATGTCTTCCGCAGGCTGGCACCCTGGCCGGTCGATTGGCTCGACCCAGCCGAAGCCATCGCGCGCCAGGCCCGCCGTCTGGTTCCACTAGATGAGAGCCTGCAGCCGGAGCACCATGCCGACCGCGCTATACTCACTTCGGGCAAGCCGGATTTTTCGACGCGGCGCCTGATGCAGGGGTTTGGGTTGAGCGTGTATTGA
- a CDS encoding RNA methyltransferase, protein MSGTNSERELITGGPVIVLVEPQLGENIGMVARAMANFGLSELRLVAPRDGWPSDKARAAASKADHVIDGAVVYETLEAALADLNFVYATTARVRDGFKPVRSPIVAAETLRAKYDAGEKVGILFGREKSGLSNEDVALADEVVTFPVNPAFASLNIAQAVLLMSYEWMKTTMASKDETPFQAVDQTPATKDQLFGLFDHLEEALDARGFFRPVAKKPKMIDNLRAVLSRRAFTAPEIKVMRGIISSLDRFSRKHPRGTGNPDDFDD, encoded by the coding sequence ATGTCCGGCACCAATTCCGAACGCGAACTGATCACCGGCGGCCCGGTGATCGTGCTTGTCGAACCGCAGCTTGGCGAGAATATCGGCATGGTCGCCCGCGCCATGGCGAATTTCGGCCTGTCCGAGCTTCGACTCGTGGCGCCACGCGACGGCTGGCCGAGCGACAAGGCGCGTGCGGCCGCCAGCAAGGCCGATCATGTGATCGATGGCGCCGTGGTCTATGAAACGCTCGAAGCAGCGCTGGCCGATCTTAATTTCGTCTATGCTACGACCGCCCGTGTGCGCGATGGCTTCAAGCCGGTACGTTCGCCGATCGTCGCTGCGGAAACCCTGCGTGCGAAGTATGATGCCGGCGAGAAAGTCGGCATCCTGTTCGGGCGGGAAAAATCCGGCCTCTCGAACGAGGACGTGGCGCTTGCGGATGAAGTCGTCACCTTTCCCGTCAATCCCGCCTTCGCCTCGCTCAATATCGCGCAAGCCGTGCTGCTGATGTCCTACGAGTGGATGAAAACAACCATGGCGTCGAAGGATGAGACGCCTTTCCAGGCCGTCGATCAGACGCCCGCCACCAAGGACCAGCTCTTCGGCCTGTTCGACCATCTCGAAGAGGCGCTCGATGCGCGCGGCTTCTTCCGCCCAGTCGCGAAAAAGCCGAAAATGATCGACAATCTCCGCGCCGTTCTCTCCCGCCGCGCTTTCACCGCGCCTGAAATCAAGGTGATGCGTGGAATTATTTCCTCCCTCGACCGGTTCAGCCGCAAGCATCCGCGCGGCACTGGCAACCCGGATGATTTCGATGACTGA
- a CDS encoding NADP-dependent isocitrate dehydrogenase produces MSKIKVANPVADLDGDEMTRIIWQLIKDKLIHPYLDLDIDYYDLSVEHRDATNDKVTVDAANAIKKYGVGIKCATITPDEARVKEFNLKEMWKSPNGTIRNILGGVIFREPIICKNVPRLVPGWTKPIVVGRHAFGDQYKATDFKFPGKGTLTMKFVGEDGSVIEKEVYKSPGSGVAMGMYNLDESIKEFARASLMYGKMRGWPVYLSTKNTILKVYDGRFKDIFEEIYQSEFKADFDKLGITYEHRLIDDMVASALKWSGGYIWACKNYDGDVQSDTVAQGFGSLGLMTSVLLTPDGKTVEAEAAHGTVTRHYRQHQKGQETSTNSIASIFAWTRGLAHRAKLDDNAELAKFCDTLEKICVSTVESGFMTKDLALLIGPDQPWLSTTGFLDKIDENLKKAMAA; encoded by the coding sequence ATGAGCAAGATCAAGGTCGCAAACCCCGTCGCCGATCTCGACGGCGACGAGATGACGCGCATCATCTGGCAGCTGATCAAGGACAAGCTGATCCATCCCTATCTCGATCTTGACATCGATTACTACGACCTCTCGGTCGAGCACCGCGACGCCACCAACGACAAGGTGACGGTCGATGCGGCAAACGCGATCAAGAAATACGGCGTCGGCATCAAATGCGCGACGATCACGCCCGACGAGGCGCGCGTCAAGGAATTCAACCTCAAGGAAATGTGGAAGAGCCCCAACGGCACCATCCGCAACATCCTCGGCGGCGTGATCTTCCGCGAGCCGATCATCTGCAAGAACGTGCCGCGCCTGGTTCCGGGCTGGACCAAGCCGATAGTGGTCGGCCGCCATGCCTTTGGCGACCAGTACAAGGCGACCGATTTCAAGTTCCCCGGCAAGGGTACGCTGACCATGAAGTTCGTCGGCGAGGACGGTTCGGTCATCGAGAAGGAAGTCTACAAGTCGCCCGGATCAGGCGTTGCCATGGGCATGTACAATCTCGATGAATCGATCAAGGAATTCGCCCGCGCCTCGCTGATGTACGGCAAGATGCGTGGCTGGCCGGTCTATCTCTCGACCAAGAACACCATCCTCAAGGTCTATGACGGCCGCTTCAAGGATATTTTCGAGGAAATCTACCAGAGCGAGTTCAAGGCCGATTTCGACAAGCTCGGCATCACCTACGAACACCGCCTGATCGACGACATGGTCGCTTCAGCGCTGAAATGGTCCGGCGGTTATATCTGGGCCTGCAAGAACTATGACGGCGACGTGCAGTCCGACACCGTGGCACAGGGCTTCGGCTCGCTCGGCCTGATGACCTCGGTGCTGCTGACGCCGGATGGCAAGACCGTGGAAGCCGAAGCCGCCCACGGCACGGTCACGCGCCATTACCGCCAACACCAGAAGGGTCAGGAAACCTCGACCAATTCCATCGCCTCGATCTTCGCCTGGACCCGTGGCCTCGCGCACCGCGCCAAGCTCGACGATAACGCCGAACTCGCCAAGTTCTGCGATACGCTGGAGAAGATCTGCGTCTCGACCGTCGAAAGCGGCTTCATGACCAAGGACCTGGCGCTGCTGATCGGTCCCGACCAGCCCTGGCTCTCGACCACCGGCTTCCTCGACAAGATCGACGAAAACCTCAAGAAGGCGATGGCTGCCTGA
- a CDS encoding flagellin: MTSILTNAGATFTVDQLRSITSARTDRQQEIATGLRVQTAADNSAYWSIATMMRSDNRALAAAEDGLGIGAAAVDTAYTGMTMAIDVVEEIKRKLITAHEAGTNFPKLDSEITELKSELRTIAEAASFNGENWLVRRTAADDAGRQIVGSFGRDSQGNVSVQTMVYSMWNGNGTNHLIDEDSNAGILTNAAYAADVGATTDWVLINGRNQTLHTEIKLDASTTRAQVSEMLSVTDRMLIAMTDASADLGSLVSRIEMQQGFVADLQQTLDKGVGRLVDADMNSAASRLRAVDVQQSLANSALSIANAAPRNLLSLLG, from the coding sequence GTGACCAGTATTCTCACCAACGCCGGTGCGACGTTCACCGTCGACCAATTGCGTTCGATCACCAGTGCGCGCACCGACAGGCAGCAGGAAATCGCGACGGGTCTTCGTGTGCAGACCGCCGCCGACAACAGCGCCTATTGGTCCATCGCCACGATGATGCGCTCAGACAACCGCGCGCTTGCCGCCGCCGAGGACGGATTGGGCATCGGCGCCGCCGCCGTCGACACCGCCTATACCGGCATGACCATGGCAATCGACGTGGTCGAGGAGATCAAGAGGAAACTGATCACCGCGCATGAGGCGGGCACCAACTTCCCCAAACTCGACAGCGAAATCACCGAACTCAAGAGCGAACTCAGGACGATCGCCGAAGCTGCCTCCTTCAACGGCGAAAACTGGCTGGTTCGCAGGACCGCCGCGGATGACGCCGGCCGCCAGATCGTCGGGTCGTTCGGCCGTGACTCCCAGGGCAATGTCTCGGTCCAGACGATGGTCTATTCGATGTGGAACGGAAACGGCACCAATCATCTCATCGACGAGGATTCCAATGCCGGCATCCTGACCAATGCCGCCTATGCCGCCGATGTCGGGGCCACCACCGATTGGGTACTGATCAATGGCCGCAACCAGACGCTCCATACCGAGATCAAGCTTGATGCAAGCACCACGCGAGCCCAGGTCAGCGAGATGCTCTCGGTCACCGACCGGATGCTGATCGCAATGACCGATGCATCCGCCGATTTGGGTTCGCTCGTTTCACGCATCGAGATGCAACAGGGCTTCGTCGCCGACCTGCAGCAGACGTTGGACAAGGGTGTGGGCCGTCTTGTCGATGCCGATATGAATTCGGCGGCCTCGCGGCTACGCGCCGTCGATGTCCAGCAGAGCCTCGCCAACAGTGCGCTGTCGATCGCCAACGCGGCACCGCGGAACTTGTTGTCGCTGTTGGGGTGA